One Lampris incognitus isolate fLamInc1 chromosome 18, fLamInc1.hap2, whole genome shotgun sequence genomic region harbors:
- the LOC130128202 gene encoding lamin-A-like, which translates to MGTHKLTLSQCSDSVSGGGAPRVKEVTEKKGFCLGNSPTTLNNTSNLRSSAYKPTMSTPIQKGTPRGASSPLSPNRITRLQEKEDLCNLNDRLAVYIDKVRSLEAENAGLRLRITESETEISRELTGLKVAYETELADARQTLDSVAKERARLQLELGKLKEDYKELKARNTKKESDLAAALLRLKDLEALLNSKDASLTTALGEKRNLEVEGRDLKGQVIKLETSLGDARKQLQDEMLRRVDGENRIQTLKEELEFQKSLFSEELRETKRRHESRVVELDNGHQQDFESKLSEALMEIRSQHELQVKMYKDELEKTYNSKLENARQSADRNSNLVGAAHEELQQTRTRLESMSTQLSQLQKQLAAREAKVRDLEEALSRERDTSRRLLGDKDREMAEMRQRMQQQLDEYQELLDVKLALDMEICAYRKLLEGEEQRLRLSPSPPPTRVSGSRSSGSDGHSRTVHCTIQSSPAKRRRPNDNDSEVSSFTGGTVARTRITQQASASGRVTVDEVDQDGKYVRLSNKADEDQNLGNWQVKRQVGSGTPISFKFPSKFTLKAGQRVTIWASGAGGSHNPPSDLIWKNQASWGTGDLFHTTLISANGEEMAMRKVTRTQLEEDDDDMVAHSTCGDSEYNLRSRTVVCGSCGLPSDKSSNCSVSSASRSFRSGGLAEGLLPHSYVISTSTPHKSGARMETCPIM; encoded by the exons ATGGGCACTCACAAATTAACTCTCAGTCAGTGCAGTGATAGTGTGAGTGGTGGTGGAGCCCCGAGAGTCAAAGAAGTGACGGAAAAAAAGGGATTTTGCCTGGGAAATTCACCAACAACCTTGAACAATACTTCAAACCTCAGATCATCAG CCTACAAGCCTACCATGTCAACTCCCATTCAGAAAGGCACTCCTCGAGGTGCAAGCTCACCACTCTCCCCCAACCGCATCACCCGGCTTCAGGAGAAGGAAGACCTCTGCAATCTCAATGATCGCCTGGCCGTCTACATTGACAAGGTTCGATCGCTGGAGGCCGAGAATGCTGGCCTGCGTTTGCGAATCACcgagtcagagacagagatcaGCCGTGAGCTGACCGGTTTGAAGGTGGCCTATGAGACTGAGCTGGCTGATGCCCGTCAGACTCTTGACTCTGTGGCCAAGGAGCGGGCACGTCTGCAGCTGGAGCTGGGAAAGCTGAAAGAGGACTATAAGGAACTCAAAGCCAG GAACACAAAGAAGGAGTCTGATTTAGCAGCAGCTTTGCTGAGGCTCAAAGACCTGGAGGCCTTGCTGAACTCCAAAGACGCATCCTTGACAACAGCCTTGGGAGAGAAGCGTAACCTCGAGGTGGAAGGGAGAGACCTGAAGGGCCAGGTTATCAAG CTGGAGACCAGTTTGGGCGATGCCAGGAAGCAGCTACAGGATGAGATGTTGAGGAGGGTAGATGGAGAGAATCGCATCCAGACCCTCAAAGAGGAGCTGGAGTTCCAGAAGAGCCTCTTCTCTGAG gaactgagagagaCAAAGCGGCGTCATGAATCTCGTGTGGTTGAGTTGGATAATGGCCACCAGCAAGACTTTGAAAGCAAGCTCTCTGAAGCCCTGATGGAGATACGCTCCCAGCATGAACTGCAGGTTAAAATGTACAAGGACGAGCTTGAGAAGACCTACAATTCCAAG TTGGAGAATGCTCGTCAGTCGGCCGACAGGAACAGTAACTTGGTGGGGGCCGCCCATGAGGAGCTCCAGCAGACACGCACCCGCCTGGAGTCCATGTCCACCCAGCTCAGCCAGCTGCAGAAACAG TTGGCAGCCCGTGAGGCAAAGGTGAGGGACCTAGAGGAGGCGTTATCTCGAGAGCGGGACACCTCGCGCCGCCTGCTTGGAGATAAGGACAGGGAGATGGCTGAGATGAGGCAGCGGATGCAACAGCAGCTGGATGAATACCAGGAGCTTCTGGATGTCAAGTTGGCACTTGACATGGAGATATGTGCCTACAGGAAGCTGTTGGAGGGAGAGGAGCAGAG GCTGCGTCTGTCCCCCAGCCCTCCACCGACCAGAGTGTCAGGAAGTCGTTCCTCTGGTTCTGATGGACACTCCCGCACCGTCCACTGCACCATTCAGAGTTCCCCCGCCAAGCGCCGCCGCCCCAATGACAATGACAGCGAGGTGTCCAGCTTTACAGGGGGCACTGTCGCCCGGACACGCATCACCCAGCAGGCCTCAGCCAGTGGACGGGTGACCGTGGACGAGGTGGACCAGGATGGGAAATATGTCAGGCTCAGCAACAAAGCTGATGAG GACCAGAATTTGGGGAACTGGCAGGTGAAGCGACAAGTGGGATCTGGCACACCCATTTCCTTCAAGTTTCCCTCTAAATTCACCTTAAAAGCAGGCCAGAGAGTCACG atctgggcctcaggtGCTGGTGGAAGCCACAATCCTCCCTCTGACCTGATATGGAAGAACCAGGCCTCCTGGGGCACTGGAGACCTCTTCCATACCACTCTGATCAGCGCCAATGGAGAg GAAATGGCAATGAGGAAGGTCACTCGCACACAGCTGGAAGAGGACGACGATGACATG GTGGCCCACAGCACATGTGGGGACAGTGAGTACAATCTGCGGAGCCGGACGGTGGTGTGCGGCTCCTGTGGGCTGCCCTCAGACAAGTCCAGCAACTGCTCCGTGTCTTCAGCTTCCCGATCCTTCCGCAGTGGCGGACTTGCCGAGGGGCTTCTCCCACACTCCTATGTCATCAGCACCAGCACACCTCACAAG AGTGGTGCTAGGATGGAGACCTGTCCAATCATGTGA